A genomic window from Bacillus rossius redtenbacheri isolate Brsri chromosome 7, Brsri_v3, whole genome shotgun sequence includes:
- the LOC134534600 gene encoding zinc finger protein 771-like, translating into MNVHFISNFELIRECGLLIWAIVHRRVDGAQILTLTCWHFVDLFGAWPDSEAPPTRRFQCPNCRSAYSRRSNLSRHVRYECGQEGRFKCPLCPHRSARHNNLQRHIHARHLAACLGAAP; encoded by the exons ATGAATGTCCACTTCATATCAAATTTTGAGCTGATCCGGGAG TGTGGACTTTTAATTTGGGCCATTGTGCACCGTAGAGTTGACGGTGCGCAGATTCTGACTCTCACATGCTGGCATTTTGTAGACTTGTTCGGCGCGTGGCCGGACTCGGAGGCGCCGCCGACGCGGAGGTTCCAGTGCCCCAACTGCAGGAGCGCGTACAGCCGGCGCTCCAACCTCTCCCGCCACGTGAGGTACGAGTGCGGGCAGGAGGGCCGGTTCAAGTGCCCGCTGTGCCCGCACCGCTCCGCACGCCACAACAACCTGCAGAGGCACATCCACGCGCGGCACCTGGCCGCCTGCCTCGGCGCCGCGCCGTGA